A genomic region of Prosthecobacter algae contains the following coding sequences:
- a CDS encoding ATP-binding protein, translated as MTSFIFPFNRRIGERSVLWGLIIGFGLVVILLGIAGLVAVRDSHAIRKNAARLVQEQLLVARLLHEVQAEEDALALIVHRIVREVGMEDRVARIEDLKKADKAVAKLAHEARPTVHAPDWQHLAKATQVFSEKARISLENGEPTSRIHMEELISSHEVVVKLIHDLILHSTKHLAEVDKEIGLQLQDLADESAFLLGSCLLLSGICATGTILFVRHSIRRIEWQQDELSRVSWHMLQTQEETARRFSHELHDELGQSLAAVRSNLVRRVDENFEDRRADCVLLVDQSIANVRELSQLLRPVILDDFGLDAGLRWLTEKFAQRVQVEMTYDSQLETRLHSDLETHLFRIAQEALTNIARHSKATEVKVMLVTELDQVQLIVEDNGSGLPTNREHSRQSLGLTGMRARARECGGSLELQPVKPHGLRIFVSTPIRLAED; from the coding sequence ATGACCAGCTTCATCTTTCCCTTCAACCGGCGGATCGGTGAGAGATCTGTCCTCTGGGGGCTCATCATTGGCTTTGGCCTGGTGGTGATTCTTCTGGGCATCGCCGGCCTGGTGGCGGTGCGGGACAGCCATGCCATCCGTAAAAATGCAGCCCGGCTTGTGCAGGAGCAGTTGTTGGTAGCCCGTCTCCTGCATGAGGTACAGGCTGAGGAGGATGCCCTGGCCCTCATCGTTCACCGCATCGTCAGGGAGGTGGGCATGGAGGATCGTGTGGCCCGGATCGAAGATCTGAAGAAGGCCGATAAAGCTGTGGCCAAGCTGGCCCATGAGGCCCGCCCTACCGTCCATGCGCCTGACTGGCAGCACCTGGCCAAAGCGACCCAGGTCTTTTCTGAAAAAGCCCGGATCTCTTTGGAAAATGGCGAGCCTACCTCGCGCATCCATATGGAGGAGCTGATCTCCAGCCATGAGGTGGTGGTAAAGCTCATTCACGATCTCATTCTGCACAGCACCAAACATCTGGCGGAGGTGGACAAGGAGATCGGCCTGCAACTTCAGGATCTGGCGGACGAGTCCGCTTTTTTGCTGGGTTCCTGCCTACTGCTTTCGGGCATCTGCGCCACCGGAACGATTCTTTTTGTTAGGCATAGCATCCGACGTATCGAATGGCAGCAGGACGAACTGAGCCGCGTCTCCTGGCACATGCTGCAGACACAGGAGGAAACGGCGCGGCGCTTTTCCCATGAACTGCATGATGAACTGGGCCAGTCTCTCGCGGCGGTTCGGTCCAATCTGGTGCGGCGGGTGGATGAAAACTTCGAGGACCGTCGCGCGGACTGTGTGCTGCTGGTGGACCAATCCATCGCCAACGTGCGGGAGCTTTCCCAACTGCTGAGGCCCGTGATTCTGGATGACTTTGGCCTAGATGCCGGGCTGCGCTGGCTGACGGAAAAATTTGCCCAGCGTGTCCAGGTGGAAATGACCTATGACTCCCAGCTTGAAACCCGCCTGCACAGCGACCTGGAGACCCACCTCTTCCGTATCGCCCAAGAGGCGCTGACCAACATTGCCCGCCACTCCAAAGCCACCGAGGTCAAGGTCATGTTGGTGACGGAACTAGACCAGGTGCAGCTCATCGTCGAAGACAATGGCAGTGGCCTGCCGACCAACCGTGAACATTCCCGCCAGAGCCTGGGCCTCACCGGAATGAGGGCCCGCGCCCGCGAGTGCGGTGGCAGTCTGGAACTACAGCCCGTGAAACCTCACGGGCTGCGTATCTTCGTCAGCACACCCATCCGCTTGGCGGAGGACTAA
- a CDS encoding response regulator transcription factor — MSTKATRILLADDHSVVRNGFRLILEAQWDMEVVGQASNGREAVELAETLQPDVAVMDVTMPELNGIEATRRMEKVSPKTRVLALSMHKDAVYVREILRAGARGYLLKDCSEADFLTAVRAVAVGKGYLSPEVSDAVLDDYRKHVTNPIDLLSTREREVLQMIAESKTNKDIANALNLSVYTVEAHRGRIMEKLNLHSVGELVRFALRNGLID; from the coding sequence ATGTCCACCAAAGCGACCCGCATCCTGCTAGCTGATGACCACTCCGTTGTCCGCAACGGCTTCCGTCTTATTTTGGAGGCCCAGTGGGACATGGAGGTGGTGGGTCAGGCCTCCAATGGCCGCGAGGCGGTAGAGCTGGCAGAAACCCTGCAGCCCGATGTAGCCGTGATGGATGTCACGATGCCGGAGCTCAACGGTATCGAAGCCACCCGACGCATGGAAAAGGTGTCCCCGAAGACCCGTGTGCTGGCCCTCTCCATGCACAAGGATGCGGTCTATGTGCGCGAAATCCTGCGTGCTGGAGCCCGCGGGTACCTGCTCAAAGACTGTAGCGAGGCGGATTTCCTCACGGCGGTGCGAGCCGTGGCCGTGGGCAAAGGCTACCTCAGCCCCGAAGTTTCCGATGCTGTGCTGGATGACTATCGCAAGCACGTTACCAACCCGATCGACCTCCTTTCCACCCGCGAGCGTGAGGTCCTGCAAATGATCGCCGAGAGCAAGACCAACAAGGACATTGCCAATGCCCTCAACCTCAGCGTTTACACGGTGGAGGCCCATCGTGGCCGCATTATGGAAAAGCTAAACCTGCACTCGGTGGGAGAACTGGTGCGCTTTGCCCTGCGCAACGGGCTCATTGACTGA
- a CDS encoding sugar phosphate isomerase/epimerase family protein, giving the protein MKKFLLPLLLLAVAGFAATIPETAKVGQFYAGCQAYSFRMFSVMEAIEKTAAAGGKTIEFYPKQKLSPEKKDEVFNHESSPEVIAAVKAKLAEQGVTAVGYGVIKLGADAAADRKVFEFCKTMGIGIVITEPDVKGLDGIEALVKEFDIKMAIHNHPKRPLDRAYLFWDPNYVLELVKDRDPRMGACADVGHWVRSGLNPVDCIRILKGRIFDSHMKDLTEFGNPKAHDLPFGTGKSDIPAILAEYHAQGYPGPLHVEYEHNWETSLPEIKQSLEFVKNWKPAAK; this is encoded by the coding sequence ATGAAGAAATTCCTTCTCCCCCTCTTGCTCCTCGCCGTCGCCGGCTTTGCCGCGACGATCCCGGAAACGGCCAAGGTCGGCCAGTTTTACGCTGGCTGCCAGGCTTACAGCTTCCGCATGTTCTCCGTGATGGAGGCCATCGAAAAAACGGCCGCCGCCGGTGGCAAAACGATCGAGTTTTATCCGAAACAGAAGCTCTCGCCTGAAAAGAAGGACGAGGTCTTCAACCATGAATCCTCCCCCGAAGTCATCGCCGCCGTGAAGGCCAAGCTGGCCGAGCAGGGCGTGACCGCCGTAGGTTATGGCGTGATCAAACTGGGTGCCGACGCTGCGGCAGACCGCAAAGTTTTCGAGTTTTGCAAAACCATGGGCATCGGCATCGTCATCACCGAGCCGGACGTCAAGGGCCTGGATGGCATCGAAGCTCTGGTGAAGGAATTCGACATCAAGATGGCGATCCACAACCATCCGAAGCGCCCCCTGGACCGCGCCTACCTGTTCTGGGACCCTAACTATGTACTGGAACTGGTGAAAGACCGCGATCCGCGCATGGGTGCCTGCGCAGACGTGGGCCACTGGGTGCGTAGCGGGCTGAATCCTGTGGACTGCATCCGCATCCTCAAGGGCCGCATCTTTGACAGCCACATGAAGGACCTGACCGAATTCGGCAATCCGAAGGCGCACGATCTGCCTTTCGGCACCGGCAAATCAGACATCCCCGCCATCTTGGCCGAATACCATGCCCAGGGCTATCCCGGCCCTCTCCATGTGGAGTATGAGCACAATTGGGAAACCAGCCTGCCTGAGATCAAGCAGAGCCTGGAGTTCGTGAAGAACTGGAAACCAGCGGCCAAGTAA
- a CDS encoding dGTP triphosphohydrolase — protein MPANRFYNTFDSETLTPRPSSPSEYRNAFQIDRDRIIHSSAFRRLQNKTQVFLSGEYDFYRTRLTHSIEVAQIGRSICAYLAQQSEMLDDGCFIDPDLVECACLSHDLGHPPFGHTGERTLHRLMRPYGGFEGNAQTLRILTETLFNEGREGMNPSRAVLDGVLKYKTLQAEVEGAPNHYLYNNQEVWLDFTMGHQAFPTELTPGKVRNQFRSIECQLMDWADDTAYSLNDIADGIHAGFITVSKLERWAEGRELNERDETHIKKLCAAIREGRVERKLNSAIGRYIRAVTLVPNSTFLSAMTRRHQFRLEIDPDMQAESRLNKKIALDLVFKSPQLQQLDYKADFILTRLFEVLRDRYIEQEKGSTLHLMPATLEAEIEKAPDAATRARLVCDWVASMTDSFAFRTYRRLFDADFGSITDFV, from the coding sequence ATGCCCGCCAACCGGTTTTACAATACCTTTGATTCTGAAACGCTGACGCCCCGGCCCTCGTCCCCAAGCGAGTACCGCAACGCCTTCCAGATTGACCGGGACCGCATCATCCACAGCAGCGCCTTCCGCCGTTTGCAAAACAAGACCCAGGTCTTTCTCTCCGGCGAGTATGACTTCTACCGCACGCGGCTGACCCACAGCATTGAGGTGGCCCAGATCGGCCGGTCCATCTGTGCCTACCTAGCCCAGCAGAGCGAGATGCTGGATGACGGCTGCTTCATTGATCCAGACCTAGTGGAGTGCGCCTGCCTTTCCCATGATCTGGGGCACCCGCCTTTCGGTCATACGGGCGAAAGGACCCTGCACCGGCTGATGCGCCCCTACGGCGGCTTTGAGGGCAATGCCCAAACGCTGCGCATCCTCACAGAGACTCTTTTCAACGAAGGGCGTGAAGGCATGAATCCCTCCCGCGCGGTGCTGGACGGCGTGCTCAAGTACAAAACCCTGCAAGCTGAAGTGGAAGGCGCGCCTAACCACTACCTGTACAACAACCAGGAAGTCTGGCTGGATTTCACCATGGGCCATCAAGCCTTCCCCACGGAGCTGACTCCCGGCAAAGTACGCAATCAGTTCCGCAGCATCGAATGCCAGCTCATGGACTGGGCAGACGACACTGCTTACTCCCTCAATGACATTGCCGACGGCATCCACGCCGGCTTCATCACCGTCTCCAAGCTGGAGCGCTGGGCCGAAGGCCGCGAGCTGAATGAGCGTGATGAAACCCACATCAAAAAGCTCTGCGCGGCCATCCGTGAAGGGCGGGTGGAAAGAAAGCTGAACAGTGCCATCGGTCGTTACATCCGCGCCGTCACACTGGTGCCTAACAGCACGTTTCTCAGCGCCATGACTCGGCGGCATCAGTTCCGCCTGGAGATAGACCCTGATATGCAGGCCGAGTCCCGCCTGAACAAGAAGATCGCCCTCGACCTTGTCTTCAAGAGCCCCCAGCTCCAGCAACTCGACTACAAAGCGGACTTCATTTTGACACGACTCTTTGAGGTGCTGCGTGACCGCTACATTGAGCAGGAGAAAGGCAGCACTCTGCATCTCATGCCCGCCACACTGGAGGCCGAAATTGAAAAAGCCCCGGATGCCGCGACTCGTGCCCGTCTGGTCTGCGACTGGGTGGCCAGCATGACGGACAGCTTTGCCTTCCGCACCTATCGGCGGCTCTTCGATGCGGACTTTGGCTCGATCACCGACTTTGTTTGA
- a CDS encoding PmoA family protein, giving the protein MRFPFLFILLAAPALGQLPSAKPVPRVQAVPLPHHITSFQLDGRELTACHYDPQDMRPFWYPIQASRDVSLTRMGHPHDPLTHSHHNSVWVTHNSLNGLDFWGDYAKKQGRIVNVEVSREGYEDSDDFASMRMVNHWISEADKSVQLIEVRRTEVRPLAGAKSWLMIIDLEYSPPKGQTATFGATGFGLVAVRVAKSLGVHDGGGRLLNSEGLVNEKAMFRLPARWVDYSGRITNEDDGFAGMTLMNHPMNPHNPTAYHVRDDGWMGACLSLDTPVEITEAKKLRVRYGLWVHDGLPAKEEIEAQWKTFCALPVADLGDKRPR; this is encoded by the coding sequence ATGCGCTTTCCCTTTCTTTTTATCCTCCTCGCCGCTCCGGCTCTGGGTCAGCTACCCTCGGCCAAACCCGTGCCGAGGGTGCAGGCGGTGCCCCTGCCTCACCACATCACCTCCTTTCAGCTCGATGGGCGTGAGCTCACGGCCTGTCATTACGATCCCCAGGACATGCGGCCCTTCTGGTACCCCATCCAGGCCTCGCGCGATGTCAGCCTTACCCGAATGGGGCACCCGCACGATCCCCTGACGCACAGCCACCACAACAGCGTGTGGGTGACGCATAACAGTCTCAATGGTCTCGACTTTTGGGGCGACTACGCCAAGAAACAGGGGCGCATTGTCAATGTCGAGGTGTCGCGCGAAGGCTATGAAGACAGCGATGACTTCGCCTCCATGCGCATGGTGAATCACTGGATCAGCGAGGCGGACAAATCAGTGCAGCTCATCGAAGTGCGCCGCACGGAGGTACGCCCTCTGGCGGGGGCCAAGAGCTGGCTCATGATCATTGACCTGGAATACTCGCCGCCCAAGGGTCAGACCGCCACCTTCGGCGCGACCGGCTTTGGCCTCGTGGCCGTGCGTGTGGCGAAAAGCCTGGGTGTGCATGATGGTGGCGGTCGGCTTTTGAATTCCGAAGGCTTGGTGAATGAAAAGGCCATGTTTCGCCTGCCTGCACGCTGGGTGGACTACAGCGGCCGCATCACCAATGAGGACGACGGATTTGCCGGCATGACCCTCATGAATCACCCCATGAACCCACACAACCCCACGGCCTATCACGTGCGCGATGATGGCTGGATGGGGGCCTGCCTGAGCCTGGACACGCCCGTGGAAATCACCGAGGCCAAAAAGCTGCGAGTGCGCTACGGCCTGTGGGTGCATGACGGGCTGCCTGCGAAGGAAGAGATCGAGGCACAGTGGAAGACCTTTTGCGCCCTCCCTGTCGCGGATCTAGGGGATAAAAGACCCCGTTGA
- a CDS encoding L,D-transpeptidase family protein: MKFFFSVLTIALVGTLLPSQASAQIGGGVRQVIVAQASGWNSNTATLQAYQRASANSPWQPILAQPVPILLGRSGLAWGRGVFTPPNNGIPPKVEKDWRAPAGVFQLGSLFGYAARPPAGTRWPYIQVGPWDAYVDDPKNPYYNQHVRVDSQRVPPWFEKQRMRLGDAAYKWMLEIRHNQGPAAPGYGSAIFFHVRRGPTKPSAGCSTMAVENLEKLIRWLDPQASPHYVLLPKADYQALRGPWRLP; encoded by the coding sequence TTGAAGTTTTTTTTCAGCGTCCTGACGATAGCCCTGGTTGGCACTCTACTGCCCAGCCAGGCCTCCGCCCAAATCGGTGGTGGCGTACGCCAAGTCATCGTGGCCCAGGCCTCTGGGTGGAACTCAAACACGGCGACCTTGCAGGCCTATCAGCGTGCTTCGGCCAATAGCCCGTGGCAGCCTATCCTTGCCCAGCCTGTGCCGATCTTGCTGGGCCGCTCTGGGCTGGCCTGGGGCAGGGGAGTCTTCACACCGCCGAACAATGGCATCCCGCCGAAAGTGGAGAAGGACTGGCGCGCCCCAGCGGGCGTTTTCCAGCTTGGTTCTCTTTTTGGTTATGCTGCCCGGCCCCCTGCGGGCACTCGCTGGCCTTACATTCAGGTCGGTCCCTGGGATGCATATGTGGATGATCCCAAGAACCCGTATTACAACCAGCATGTGCGGGTGGATTCGCAGCGTGTGCCACCCTGGTTTGAAAAGCAGCGCATGCGCCTGGGGGATGCCGCTTACAAATGGATGCTGGAGATTCGCCACAATCAAGGCCCTGCAGCTCCCGGCTACGGCAGTGCCATCTTTTTCCATGTGCGCCGTGGCCCTACCAAACCCAGTGCTGGCTGCTCCACCATGGCGGTGGAAAATTTAGAAAAACTCATCCGCTGGCTGGATCCCCAGGCCTCCCCACATTACGTGCTGCTGCCGAAGGCGGACTATCAGGCCCTCCGCGGTCCTTGGCGGCTGCCTTGA
- a CDS encoding thiamine pyrophosphate-dependent enzyme → MSSATLEAPASAVPAADKLTKKILTADHPTWCPGCGDFAVLAAFYKVLEKLQYPHEKIVCVAGIGCSSRFPYFVNSHGIHFIHGRALPLATGISLSRPDVHVFVFGGDGDGFSIGGNHLNHAARKNVKLTYVIMDNFVYGLTKKQTSPTSPQGFKSKTDPTGSIDRPINPMKQLLASGATFIARTHAAQVKHMMDTFERAILHDGFSVVECLSECVMFYAGSFDDSTPRKGGVYEVIDETQHDVTDDVAAFKMADEPSPGKFGVYYQVERPTKNALEQKWIDSTQAKLAGLSQKEILKKRLETMR, encoded by the coding sequence ATGTCCTCTGCCACCCTGGAGGCTCCGGCTTCCGCTGTCCCTGCTGCTGACAAGTTAACCAAAAAAATCCTCACGGCTGACCACCCTACCTGGTGCCCTGGCTGTGGTGACTTTGCGGTGCTCGCCGCGTTTTACAAGGTGCTGGAAAAACTCCAGTATCCGCATGAGAAGATCGTCTGCGTGGCCGGCATCGGCTGTTCCTCACGCTTCCCTTACTTCGTCAATAGCCACGGCATCCACTTCATCCATGGCCGTGCCCTGCCCCTGGCCACCGGGATCTCCCTGAGCCGACCCGACGTTCACGTCTTTGTCTTCGGTGGGGATGGGGATGGTTTTTCCATCGGTGGAAATCACCTCAACCATGCGGCGCGGAAAAACGTCAAGCTGACTTACGTCATCATGGATAACTTCGTGTATGGCCTAACCAAAAAGCAGACCAGCCCCACGAGCCCCCAGGGCTTCAAATCCAAGACCGACCCTACCGGCAGCATTGACCGACCCATCAATCCGATGAAGCAACTGCTGGCCAGCGGCGCCACCTTCATCGCCCGCACTCACGCCGCCCAGGTGAAGCACATGATGGATACCTTTGAGCGGGCCATCTTGCACGATGGATTCAGCGTGGTGGAATGCCTGAGTGAGTGCGTGATGTTCTATGCAGGCTCCTTTGATGACAGCACGCCCCGCAAAGGCGGCGTCTATGAGGTCATTGACGAGACCCAGCATGATGTCACGGATGATGTCGCGGCCTTCAAAATGGCAGATGAACCCTCTCCCGGTAAATTTGGGGTTTATTACCAAGTGGAGCGCCCGACCAAAAATGCGCTGGAGCAAAAGTGGATTGATTCCACCCAGGCGAAGCTAGCAGGGCTGAGCCAGAAAGAGATCCTGAAAAAGCGCCTGGAGACCATGCGCTGA